A window of the Lactuca sativa cultivar Salinas chromosome 5, Lsat_Salinas_v11, whole genome shotgun sequence genome harbors these coding sequences:
- the LOC111887928 gene encoding thioredoxin H-type isoform X2, producing MGLCFSSTEEDEPDDRPQFAGGKVTLVTTKDVWDRKLSEAKTQGKIVVANFSASWCGPCKSVAPLYIELSEKHPSLMFLTVDVDALTDFSTQWDIKATPTFFFLREGKQFDKLVGANKEELQTKISSMVVSEAPGGQK from the exons ATGGGACTTTGCTTCTCTTCG ACTGAAGAAGATGAACCAGATGATCGCCCTCAATTCGCAGGAGGTAAAGTGACACTTGTCACTACCAAGGATGTTTGGGATCGAAAGCTCTCTGAAGCAAAAACACAAGGCAAAATA GTGGTTGCCAACTTCAGTGCATCTTGGTGTGGACCTTGCAAGTCAGTTGCACCATTATACATCGAGCTTTCAGAGAAACATCCATCTCTTATGTTTCTGACTGTAGATGTTGATGCATTAACA GATTTTAGTACACAATGGGATATAAAAGCAACTCCAACATTCTTTTTCCTTAGGGAGGGGAAACAATTTGATAAACTTGTGGGGGCCAACAAGGAAGAATTGCAGACTAAGATAAGCAGCATGGTGGTGTCAGAAGCCCCAGGTGGTCAAAAGTAA
- the LOC111887928 gene encoding thioredoxin H-type isoform X1: MGLCFSSVSLCCFSSTEEDEPDDRPQFAGGKVTLVTTKDVWDRKLSEAKTQGKIVVANFSASWCGPCKSVAPLYIELSEKHPSLMFLTVDVDALTDFSTQWDIKATPTFFFLREGKQFDKLVGANKEELQTKISSMVVSEAPGGQK, from the exons ATGGGACTTTGCTTCTCTTCGGTGAGTTTATGTTGCTTCTCTTCG ACTGAAGAAGATGAACCAGATGATCGCCCTCAATTCGCAGGAGGTAAAGTGACACTTGTCACTACCAAGGATGTTTGGGATCGAAAGCTCTCTGAAGCAAAAACACAAGGCAAAATA GTGGTTGCCAACTTCAGTGCATCTTGGTGTGGACCTTGCAAGTCAGTTGCACCATTATACATCGAGCTTTCAGAGAAACATCCATCTCTTATGTTTCTGACTGTAGATGTTGATGCATTAACA GATTTTAGTACACAATGGGATATAAAAGCAACTCCAACATTCTTTTTCCTTAGGGAGGGGAAACAATTTGATAAACTTGTGGGGGCCAACAAGGAAGAATTGCAGACTAAGATAAGCAGCATGGTGGTGTCAGAAGCCCCAGGTGGTCAAAAGTAA